In Octopus bimaculoides isolate UCB-OBI-ISO-001 chromosome 28, ASM119413v2, whole genome shotgun sequence, the following are encoded in one genomic region:
- the LOC106872922 gene encoding uncharacterized protein LOC106872922: protein MLPLSPTATPYRKRRLSLFLSRSKRSLMNFSVRHKINSVGPDPNFTDEASSQRFPYKKHLFINETRKINFKDPVSEVINTCEEDELKEKKEMMEELVQVLKRQEKRLEQELQDLEKQLNQDLKIQLTKNLDDIEMPELKELEKKTLERLYGLEWHMKQKKQLQKESKVEKLVEMMEDPELVKEIEYLENLKSWRFHM from the coding sequence ATGTTACCATTGTCACCGACAGCTACACCATATCGGAAAAGACGTCTTTCCCTCTTCCTGTCTAGAAGCAAACGTTCTTTAATGAATTTCTCAGTTCGTCATAAGATAAATTCTGTAGGTCCTGATCCCAACTTTACAGATGAAGCATCTAGTCAGAGGTTTCCTTATAAGAAACATCTTTttataaatgaaacaagaaaaattaatttcaaagatCCTGTGTCGGAGGTGATCAATACATGTGAGGAAGATGAGTTAAAGGAGAAGAAGGAAATGATGGAAGAGTTGGTACAAGTGCTGAAGAGACAGGAGAAGCGGTTAGAGCAGGAGTTACAGGACCTGGAAAAGCAGCTGAATCAAGATTTAAAGATACAGCTAACGAAGAATCTGGATGATATAGAGATGCCTGAACTGAAGGAACTGGAAAAGAAGACTCTAGAGAGACTCTATGGTTTGGAATGGCACATGAAACAGAAGAAACAACTGCAGAAGGAATCGAAAGTTGAAAAGCTGGTGGAGATGATGGAGGATCCAGAGCTGGTGAAGGAGATAGAATATCTGGAGAATTTGAAGAGTTGGCGGTTTCACatgtaa